CAAGTTTTCGCAAAAAATGACTTGCTAATATTTATGGCAAGATTCTGCTAAATTTATATGCATCTTTGTTTCATCAATCGTACGTAGCTAAGCATCACATTAGCAGTCGGTTCTAATAATTACAAAAACTTAAAGCGAAAATAACATGGTAGCAAGAGCACAAAAACCAAACAGTCAGCGAGTATTTGTTCCTATTATCCCATTGAACAGCAGAGCTGGTTCTATCAAAGAAAAAGAGGATACCTTAGCAGTAATGACCGCCAAGAACCCTCTTCTAAATGACCTTATAAGTATCTTCGATTTTCAAGCTTAATTACTCGAAACGCAGGTGCTTCACCGACTTACCAGAGTTGGCAAGTTCATTGAGTGAGTCTATTCCTATCTCAAGATGCTTTTCAACAAAGTTGTTGGTGACTTTCTTATCACTCTCTTCGGTTTTGACTCCGTCTGGCTCCATAGGATTGTCCGACACTAGCAGCAATGCTCCGTGTGGAATGGAGTTTACAAAACCAACTATGAAAATGGTTGCCGTTTCCATGTCTATTCCTAGAGCTCTTATCTCTTTGAGATATTCCTTAAACTCCATGTCGTGTTCCCATACTCTGCGATTAGTAGTATAAACCGTTCCAGTCCAATAGTCCATGTCATGCTTGATGATCATCTCAGAAACTGATCGCTGCAATCTAAAAGATGGCAAAGCTGGAATCTCAGGAAGACAATAGTCATTACTAGTTCCCTCGCCTCTAATAGCAGCTATAGGTAATATAAAATCACCCAATGCTGTGATTTTTTTCAAACCTCCACATTTTCCCAAAAACAACACGGCCGCAGGCGAAACCGCAGATAACAAATCCATCACAGTAGCCGCCATTGCACTACCCATTCCAAAGTTGATAATCGTAATGTTGCCATGAGATGCAGTCTGCATTGCACGGTCTTTCCCTTTGACCTCTACGCCAAATTTGTCGGCAAACATTTGAACATAGTTACTGAAGTTTGTCAATAATATATACTCATTAAAATCCTCAAGGGCAGTGCCCGTGTAGCGAGGAAGCCAGTTTTTTACGATTTCTTCTTTATTATCCATGGATAGTTTTTATGTTTGATGTTCAATGATGCCAGTTCTAAATCTCCCAGCATTTGATCACAAAATTACCGAAATAGAGGGCAAATCCGCTATATACGATATCATTCGCCGAAAAAATATTATTCTTACTCCCGAAGAATGGGTCCGACAACACATGCTCAACCTACTTATAACACACTTAGGCTACTCCAAAAGCCTCATGAAAGTAGAAAGTGGACTTAAGTACGACAGACTAGACAAGCGGTCAGATATTTTGATTTACGATAGAAAAGGTAAGCCTTTTTTGTTAGTGGAGTGCAAAGCTCCTGAGGTCAAAATTGACAAAAGGGCTGTTGCTCAGGCTACTATTTATAATAAAACGCTTCAAGCACCTTATGTTGCTTTAAGCAATGGAATCAACACTTTTTGCTTTCAAGTTGATTGGAAAACTGGAGAAACAGTGCAGCTGAAGAGTTTGCCTAGTCCTATTAATTCTTAGAAGGTAGAGAAGATTATTAAAATATCATGACGAAAAATATCAAATCAATCAAAACTGAAGAAGAATACGAGGCTGCATTAAAGCTCATGGATAAAATATTTGATGCCAAGCCAAACACACCCGAAGGTGATGCACTTGAACTTCTAGCTCTGGTTATTGGCGATTATGAAAGTAAGCATTACAAAATTGAAGACCTAAAATTGAAAAATGAAAACTTGATTACACGTTTGTGAAGTAAAGCCCAAAAACATAAGGTCGTTTTTTACTGAGACAACGAGCTCGAGTATGAAATTGACTATCGTCTGTTCAGTGAGAATGAGGCAACTATTTAAGTACAAACCGATGTCGCAAAACCTGAAATAAAATCTAGCGTAAGGCGGATGCACTAACATGAAAACTTTATCTCTTAAATACTATTCTCACATATAGCTGAAAAGCAATTTGTTACAAATTATATATACATGAAAATATACAAGATTACAACAGATGCAAATATGGTATAATTAGTGCAACCTTGCGATCATTCAAAAATACACTTGAAATGGTATAACCGCGATCGAGAATCTAGAGACAGTGTTGGTTTTCCATATAGTTTCGCCGCCATGGGATTTGTAAATTTTGCAAGATTCAAAGGAATAAAAATAGAATTAGAAAGCCCAAACATCCATCCTGATTTAATTAAAGAACTACCAAAAGACTTTGTTTACGAGGGTATTCCAGAAGTTTATGAGGCAATCCAAATTGCTGAGAATAAGAACAACGGAATCATTGGTAAATTTAAAAACTTATTTAAATAAATGCACAAAACACTTTACTCTGATACAAAGCAATGACATTAAGATTGAGTTTTCGGATACTTCTTTTTGTGTTACTTGGAACATCTGCCACAGCCCAAAAGCTCGTAGTCCAAGATTCCATTCCTCTTATTCAAGTACATCAAGATGCTTTGGATCAAAAGAAACTATTGCCGGGCAACAAGGTGTTTTGGGCTGGCTTTATGAGATTATTGCCAGTGCAATTTTAGTGGATATAATTTTAGAACAATTAAAAAACTCATCAAATGGTAGTTCTTGATAACTTTTATCATATCAATTCAAAAGTTCCACCTTCAAATAATTTCATCATTTCTAATTCTATTAAAAAGGAATTAAAACGCTGCTTAAAGACTGAACTAGAAAGACAGTTTGAGGATAAACTTAATCTTAAAAAGGTTATTTTCCAATTTGAAACTAACAAGAAAACGAATATTCATAACACTAAAAAAGAAGACTATTTTCTTAAAGAATCAACACACAAACACAATGAATCCTTTACAAATGGCTTTATTTTATATTACAATTCTCATTCTTACACTCCAAAACTTTTTATTGAAAATCTAAATGCAGATTGGCCTATAATAGATCCTACAAATGATGTAAAACCAAACTCTCTTAAGATGAGACTTGAGTTTTCAGATAGTGATATAGAAAGCTTAAAGGACTTTGCGGTAAAAGAAGAGACTTTAAAAAGAGGAGAAAGGGTAGATGGTATGAGATTCGAAATTAGGGTCAAAAACTTAAACGTAGATTGTGAATTCCGAATCTTTTTAGAAAACGAAAATCTTAAAAATAATATTTTTACACACTTTTTTCAAAATATCATTGAGGAGTACAATACCATCTCTGAAAACCATTCTCATGTCTTATTTGCCCAAAAATCAGATACTAAAATTTATGCTAAGAAGACTTTTGATAGAGAAGCGATTACCAATTACTTTAAATTGGTTTATATGTATGATGTTTTCAAAGAAACGGATAAAATTGAAGATATAAAAAAGGATATCGACAATTCAGTAGAATTAGCAAGGCTTGAAATTGAAAAGCATAATATAAAAGCCGAACAAAAGCCTGAAGACACTTATGTACAACCAACTGGCTTAATACATAATTTTAGCATAAAAAACACCCAAGATTCAACAATCACTATTAAGGTTGACCTAGGTAGCTCCAGCCATGGCTTTGAATATATTTTAAAGAAGCTAGATGAAAGCGATTTTCCAATCAGTAAGGTGGAAATTAAGGGCTTTTAGAAAAGTTTCTAATTTGTAAAATTTAATATTAATACGTTTATGAAGCCTACGCTATTGAATCTTGTATTATTAATTCTGTATACATCTGCCACAGCCCAAACGCTCGTATTTCACTACTCCACGCCATATTGAATGCCAATTTTTAAAGAAAGCTAACTACGAATTGCTTAAAGTTAAAATTTCAATGTAGATAAGAGAAATGGGTTGTAGACCATTCATGTCTTTAGCATTTAATCCGAAAAAATCATAACATCATCTATTTCAGTTTTTATCCCTAATTTTGCTGAGTAATAGATACATATGGGAGATTTGGGAAAATTGAGTCAAGAAGAAATTGAGCAATGCTTAGCAGTTCTACAAAAACTGAATGCCGATACAAATCAAATTTTCGAAATCCCAACAGATCAACGCATTGCTTTAATCAAAGCTGCTGGGCAGTTCTCGCGACCAGATAAAGAAGAACTGAGTAGACGACAAAAGGAAGCAAAAAAGCTTTACAAAAAGAAAGCAAAGCTTAAAGATAAGTCTGCTAAGAAAGCAACAGGAATACGATCAGCTCGTGAAGCAAGTATCTTTATTGCTCCCAAAATGATCGCCCCCACTAATGTGGAAAAAATAATTCTTGACACACCGAGAGAATGCTATGTATGTAAAAAGTTTTATGGCACACTCCATCATTTTTACGATAGCATGTGTGGAGATTGTGGTGATTTCAACTACGCCAAGCGATTCCAAACCGCCGATCTCACTGGTCAATATGCTCTGGTTACTGGTTCAAGGCTAAAAATAGGCTATCACATTACCCTACAAATGCTCAAGGCTGGAGCAACAGTAATTGCCACCACTCGTTTTCCTGCAGATTCTGCTATTAGATTTTCTAAAGAACCAGATTTTGAGGATTGGGGACATCGACTAAAAATTCATGGTCTCGACTTACGACACATTCCAAGTGTGGAGTTGTTTTGCGATTTTATAACGCAACAGTACGATAGATTGGATATTTTGATCAATAATGCTGCTCAAACTGTGCGAAGGCCTTCGGGCTTTTATCTTCATCTCATGCCCAATGAGACAAAGCCAA
This portion of the Spirosomataceae bacterium TFI 002 genome encodes:
- a CDS encoding AMP nucleosidase, with translation MDNKEEIVKNWLPRYTGTALEDFNEYILLTNFSNYVQMFADKFGVEVKGKDRAMQTASHGNITIINFGMGSAMAATVMDLLSAVSPAAVLFLGKCGGLKKITALGDFILPIAAIRGEGTSNDYCLPEIPALPSFRLQRSVSEMIIKHDMDYWTGTVYTTNRRVWEHDMEFKEYLKEIRALGIDMETATIFIVGFVNSIPHGALLLVSDNPMEPDGVKTEESDKKVTNNFVEKHLEIGIDSLNELANSGKSVKHLRFE
- a CDS encoding Type I restriction enzyme R protein N terminus (HSDR_N), which produces MMPVLNLPAFDHKITEIEGKSAIYDIIRRKNIILTPEEWVRQHMLNLLITHLGYSKSLMKVESGLKYDRLDKRSDILIYDRKGKPFLLVECKAPEVKIDKRAVAQATIYNKTLQAPYVALSNGINTFCFQVDWKTGETVQLKSLPSPINS
- a CDS encoding HTH-type transcriptional regulator / antitoxin HigA is translated as MTKNIKSIKTEEEYEAALKLMDKIFDAKPNTPEGDALELLALVIGDYESKHYKIEDLKLKNENLITRL
- a CDS encoding NAD(P)-dependent dehydrogenase, short-chain alcohol dehydrogenase family; this encodes MGDLGKLSQEEIEQCLAVLQKLNADTNQIFEIPTDQRIALIKAAGQFSRPDKEELSRRQKEAKKLYKKKAKLKDKSAKKATGIRSAREASIFIAPKMIAPTNVEKIILDTPRECYVCKKFYGTLHHFYDSMCGDCGDFNYAKRFQTADLTGQYALVTGSRLKIGYHITLQMLKAGATVIATTRFPADSAIRFSKEPDFEDWGHRLKIHGLDLRHIPSVELFCDFITQQYDRLDILINNAAQTVRRPSGFYLHLMPNETKPTDELPAKAQQLLTDHIACLQELNTLSAGYSEGKNLPVSWHGKQLGIGLSASAKLSQIPYSIDDSLSTAEAFPEGKLDADLQQVDLRETNSWRLKLGEIHTNEMLEVQLVNSVAPFVLCNRLVNIMKKENTGMKHIINVSAMEGKFHKWHKEDRHPHTNMAKAALNMMTLTSSSDFAKYGIYTNAVDTGWVTDEDPAILAQKKVELHDFQPPLDIVDGAARVLDPLFDGINTGKHWCGKFLKDYVPTDW